The following coding sequences are from one Nilaparvata lugens isolate BPH chromosome 6, ASM1435652v1, whole genome shotgun sequence window:
- the LOC120352039 gene encoding uncharacterized protein LOC120352039, whose protein sequence is MFIPIAKLYIVTVYRSPAGCLQKFFNSLEGLVIQLANLNPGFNIIVGGDFNIDVLKADHRTREFVNLLRSLDLYVANWQPTRLDACLDNVITNLNIGNNISCSIVIPLLSDHLALGCNVELPTSTYPATIPAGRDRFTWVRPITQSERERFLHYLTLTDWSFLKDHPDAQPNFTAFFDRLLTGFNNCFPLKRFLSGRPGKRGALWITDDLLDLVLMAYERFRADRLLSSKRTYMGLRRSYQRAVRAARMRYNSELIDRAPNRFKAAWGIIRAAAGVPAPGAVPVSADDLHDAWTSSIRGLFEGIRASPVVAADLLSASVRPPALRLLTWRHITCDDVTRVVNCLSNSVSRDIYGMTSATIKGVLALIVAPLTACINLCFQQSVFPCQLKISKTVPVFKKGDEHDPTNYRSTSILPVISKIFEILIAEQLLAYCDQCGLFATTQFGFRENRSTTDAVDFLLSKIFYCFEARGLAGLTLCDLSKAFDTMDHAILMDKLRHYGVGPSPLKLIQAYLGGRRRRLVAYCV, encoded by the coding sequence ATGTTTATCCCTATTGCGAAGTTGTACATTGTTACAGTTTATCGGTCACCAGCTGGTTGCCTTCAAAAATTTTTCAACTCACTTGAGGGACTTGTCATTCAGTTAGCTAACTTAAATCCAGGTTTTAACATAATTGTTGGCGGTGACTTCAACATTGACGTGTTGAAGGCTGACCACAGGACAAGGGAGTTTGTTAACCTACTTAGATCTCTGGACCTCTATGTGGCTAACTGGCAGCCCACTAGATTAGATGCTTGCCTCGATAATGTGATTACAAATCTGAACATTGGCAATAACATTAGTTGTTCAATTGTAATTCCTCTCCTCAGTGACCACCTGGCACTCGGCTGCAATGTGGAATTGCCAACTTCCACCTACCCTGCCACTATACCTGCAGGGCGTGATCGATTCACTTGGGTGCGACCCATCACACAGAGTGAACGCGAGCGTTTTCTGCATTATCTGACTCTGACTGACTGGAGCTTTCTGAAGGATCATCCTGATGCCCAGCCTAATTTCACGGCGTTTTTTGATAGACTCCTGACTGGCTTCAACAACTGCTTTCCACTAAAACGTTTCCTCTCTGGAAGGCCTGGTAAACGTGGTGCACTGTGGATTACGGACGACCTTCTTGACCTGGTTCTTATGGCGTATGAGCGGTTTCGGGCTGATCGACTTCTATCCTCTAAACGGACCTACATGGGACTTAGGAGATCATACCAACGGGCTGTTCGTGCGGCCAGGATGCGCTACAACTCTGAGCTGATTGACCGGGCACCCAATAGGTTCAAAGCTGCCTGGGGTATCATCAGGGCCGCTGCGGGTGTGCCAGCTCCTGGTGCTGTTCCGGTATCTGCGGATGATCTTCACGACGCGTGGACCAGCTCTATTCGCGGTCTCTTCGAGGGGATCCGAGCTTCCCCTGTGGTGGCGGCGGATCTGCTCTCGGCTTCGGTTCGGCCCCCCGCTCTTCGGCTTTTGACCTGGCGCCATATTACTTGTGATGATGTCACTCGAGTTGTGAACTGTTTGAGCAACTCGGTTAGTAGAGATATTTATGGTATGACCAGTGCTACTATTAAGGGTGTATTAGCTCTTATTGTTGCTCCCCTGACTGCTTGTATCAATCTGTGTTTCCAGCAGTCTGTATTTCCTTGTCAGCTTAAAATTTCTAAGACGGTGCCTGTCTTTAAGAAGGGTGATGAGCATGATCCTACTAACTATAGGTCTACCTCCATCCTGCCTGTTATATCGAAGATATTTGAAATCCTCATTGCTGAGCAACTCCTTGCTTATTGTGACCAGTGCGGCCTGTTTGCGACCACCCAATTTGGTTTCAGGGAAAATAGATCCACCACTGATGCAGTAGATTTTCTGctttccaaaatattttattgcttTGAGGCACGTGGACTTGCTGGGCTCACCTTGTGTGATCTCAGCAAGGCCTTTGATACAATGGATCATGCTATTCTCATGGACAAGCTTAGGCATTATGGTGTGGGACCGTCTCCTCTCAAACTGATTCAGGCCTACCTGGGGGGTCGCAGAAGGcgattagttgcttattgcgtgtaa